The genomic region CGCGGATGACAAACCCGACACGCCCGGCACGGATGACCAGCTCGCCGAGGCGCTGCGCACGCGCAGCACGCTGCGCTTCGCCGCGTCGCGCCGGACTTCGGCGCACGAGAGGGCGGAACTGGTGCGCGGGCCGACGAGTCTTTCGAGTCTGGTCGATGCGTACTACCGGGCGCACGGTCATCCCGACGGCCGGCCCGCCACACCGAGCTTGCAATATCCGAATCCCAAAGCGCCCGGGACGCTCGACGCCGATGTGCCCTACTTCAATGGGTCGTACGACATCGCCGCGCACAGCTCCAATCAGCCGGGCGTGCATGTCGATGCGGTGCAGATCGAGACGACCTGGGACGTCCGCCGCACCGAAGCGTCCCGCCAGCTTTTCGCCGAGGCCCTCGCGGATGCGGTGCGTCAGTTCGTCAAAGCACAGTACGGGCTCACGCTGCCGGGGGAAAAATAATGACGCCATTCGAAGCAACTCTGGCCCGACGAGCGTCTATCTTTTGCAGAAGGCGAGTCCGACAAATCCGCCTCCAATAACCAGGATCGGCGTAATGTAGAGCATCGCGAGGGTCAGCGTTCCCTGTTGTTCGATCGTCTGCAAGAACAAAGAGGCCACGAAATACAAAGCAATTGCGGCGATGAATCCGCATAAGAGTCCGAAGATTGCGTTCGCGATACCGCTGTAGTTGGTTTGACGCCGATGCTTGTTCGCCATTGCGTTCGCTATCCTACTCCCCGTTGGGCGACGCGTCGGAACCGTGCGGCGGGACGAGCGGCGCGGCCTTGATGGGTGGAACAAGAATTTCGGAAACGTGCGTCGGTTGAGGCGGCGCGCTCACAAATTGATCCTCAAACAGCAAGAATTCAAGGTCGTGCCGGAAGTATTCAGCCGGAAGACCGTGCATCAGATAGATCGCCATCGCGGGGATGACCAAGGCGACTGCTGCCGTGCGCGGTAATCGGCGGCGGCACACTCCAAACAACAAAGTCACCAGCCAAAGTAACCACAACGCCATAACGATGGGGCTCGCGATGACGAGCAAGACGAAATCGACGGACTCAAGTGGTTCATAGGCCTCCTTACTAATCCCCTGCAACAGGATCATCAGCGACACAACCAACAAGACGCCGCACGAAGACGACAAGCACGCGGCGAGGACTTGAGATGGGCGATGATGGCTGGGTGTCTCCACACAGAATTGTAGCGGCCCGTCTTCCTGGGGAGACATCAGCATGAAATCGCGCGGCGACGCATCAATGTGGTATATATCGCTCCCACATGTTCCCCTTCGACTATTTCAAACGACGGCGGCGGGCGAAGTTGCTTGCGCAGCGGGTTTCGCCGGAGTGGGTCGCGCTGGTGGAGCAGTTGCCGCTGGTGCGGCGGCTGGAGCGCGCGGAGCGGTCGACGCTCATCGACATCGCGCACGTGATCACGGCGGAGAAGCGATGGACCGGCTGCGGGGGTTTGACCGTGACGGAGGAAATGAAGTGGACCATCGCGGCGATGGCGGGGCTTTTGATTCTCGATATCGAACACGACTATTTCGCCACGGTGCATGAGGTATTGATTTATCCGACGACGATGCTCGCGCCGGGGCGGCGGCAGTATGGGGCGCTCGTGCTCGAAGAGGAGAGCATGATTCTGGGGCAGGCGGCGCACGGGGGGCCGATTGTGCTGGCGTGGGATTCGGTTTTGGGCGGGGCGAGGAATGAGGCGGACGGGCACAACGTCGTGCTGCACGAGTTTGCGCACAATCTGGATTTTCTGGATCACGATGCGGACGGGACGCCGCCGCTGTCGAGTCGGCAGATGTATCAGGCGTGGCACCGGATCATGACGCGCGAGTACGAGGCGCTCGTTGATGATGCGGAGCATGGGCGGGCGACGGTGCTGGATACGTACGGCGCGACGAATGCGGCGGAGTTTTTCGCGGTGGCGACGGAGGCGTATTTCGAGAAGCCGCGGCAGATGCGCGAGCATCATGGCGAACTGTACAAGCTGCTGTGCGATTACTATCGGCAGGATCCGGCGGCGCGTGCGTGATGGACGCGGCGGCAGGATGCTGCAAGAATGACACGGTCCATCGACCTCTCACCCGCCGGAGGCCTTCATGCGATCGACCCGTCTGTTTGTTTGTGCGCTTCTGCTGCTCCAATCGAGCGCCCTTCACGCCGCCGACAACTTCGTCAAGGAAGCGGACATCGCCTACCTCGGCGACGCGGCCGACACGGACTACGCCAAAACCCAGTGCAAACTCGACGTGTACCGCCCCGCCGGCGCGACGGGCTACGCCACGATCGTCTGGTTCCACGGCGGCGGACTGACCGGCGGAAGTCGCGAATCGGGCGTCACCTTCGCGAAGCGATTCACGGCCGAGGGCTTCGGCGTCGTGCTCGTCAGCTATCGCTTCTCGCCGAAGGTCAAATGCCCGACCTACATCGAAGACGCGGCGGCATCGGTGGCGTGGACGATCAGACACATCGCCGACTACGGCGGCGATCCGAAGAAAGTCTTCGTCTCCGGTCACTCGGCGGGCGGGTTTCTGACGGCGATGGTCGGGATGGACCCGCACTATCTGGGCAAACATGGACTGAGCCCCAACGACGTCGCCGGCTACATGCCGATCTCCGGTCAGATGATCACGCACTTCACCATCCGCGCCGAGCGCGGCATCGCCGGCACGCAACCGATCATCGACGCCTTCGCCCCCAGCTATTGGGTCCGCAAGGACGCCCCGCCGTTTTTGAACATCGCCGGCGACCACGACATGGCGGCCCGTGCCGAGGAGAACGTCTACTTCACCGCCGCCATGCATGCCGCCGGCAACATGCAGGCCCAGTGCATTGTCGTCAAGGACCGCACGCACGGCTCGATCGTCGGACACTTCAAGGACGCCGACGACGAAGTCGCCGCGGCCATGCTCAAGTTCATGCACGACGTGATGAACCTCCGGAAGTAATTGGCCATGAAATCAATGATGATGCGATTTGCGTTCGTCACCGTGCTCGTACTCGTGTTCACATTCAACCCCGCGGCCCGCGCCGAGACCGGCATCGCGCAGTCGCCCATCAGCATGGCGGACCTGGACACGGCGGCGCAGGCGGAATGGGTCAACGGCAAGGAGCAACCCTTTGTCGTCGACCGCGATCCGAATCGAACGCTGATCTGGACACGGGACAGTCGGCCGTCGCTGCATGGCGTGACCTTCGGCGAGTCATCGGAGCCGGGCCCGCGCCATCTGCGCGTCGCCTTCAAAGCGCCGGTGGCGATCGGGTCGATTCTCGTGAGCGGCGGCGGGCGCCTCAGCGTGCTCAAACCCGATGCGACCTACCCCGGCGACCTGAACAATGACGCGGACTGGGAGCCGGCGGCGCGGCTCGACAACGGCACCGTGGCCGATACCGAGGTCGACAAGAAGGAGCTGGCCGTCTGGGTCCTCAAGCCGGGCACGCGGACGCGCGCGATCCGCTTCACGCACATCGCCGACGTCGCCGATTCGATCTACACGGGCTACCTCGGCGGCGCGGTGGTGCTGACGCAGCGCCTCGTCAATCTGGCGCCGCAGGCGATGGTCACCGCCAGCGCGCGCGACGAAGCGGCGGGCAAGCTCAACAACATGAAGGACGAGGATTGGAGTCCGTGGGACAACGGCGCCGAGGGCGGGTCGGCGACGATTTCGCCGGAGCATGCGGAATGGATCACGCTGACCTGGCCGCGCGCGGTGACGCTCAGCGGGCTGGAGGCGCTGCGTGCGGGCTTCGGTGCGGCGGAACTGGATGTGTACACGGGCGACGCCGCATCGCCGCCGCGCGGATCGGAGTCGGCGGCGTGGCGGAACATCGCGCCATTCGAGTTGAAGGAGGAGGGGTATCCGTATCAGTTCTGGCCTCAGAGGATGGACCTCGACAAGCCGATCACGACGCGGGCGATTCGGCTTCGTCTGACGGGCGTCGCGCGCGAGGGGCATCCGCACATGAAGGGGCGGACGAAGGACGGGCGACGCGTATGGGTCAATGAGCTGATGGCGATGATGCCGCTGGGCGATGCGGATGTTGCGTCGGCGATTTTGCCCAAGCAGGCG from Planctomycetota bacterium harbors:
- a CDS encoding alpha/beta hydrolase fold domain-containing protein, whose product is MRSTRLFVCALLLLQSSALHAADNFVKEADIAYLGDAADTDYAKTQCKLDVYRPAGATGYATIVWFHGGGLTGGSRESGVTFAKRFTAEGFGVVLVSYRFSPKVKCPTYIEDAAASVAWTIRHIADYGGDPKKVFVSGHSAGGFLTAMVGMDPHYLGKHGLSPNDVAGYMPISGQMITHFTIRAERGIAGTQPIIDAFAPSYWVRKDAPPFLNIAGDHDMAARAEENVYFTAAMHAAGNMQAQCIVVKDRTHGSIVGHFKDADDEVAAAMLKFMHDVMNLRK